The sequence below is a genomic window from Candidatus Methylomirabilota bacterium.
CGGAGCCCGTGGCGTTCAGCTTGGTCACGAAGGCATCGAGGCCCCCGCCATACGATGTCTGGAAGGCGCCCGGCGTTCTCGGGAAGTCGTCGGAGGCCGTCCGCCCCGTCACGTAGGCGTTGCCTGCGGTGTCGAGGACGATGCCGTTGGCGACGTCGTCGCCCTTGCCGCCCAGGTAGGTCGAGTAGAGGAGCGCTGAGCCGGTAGCATTGACCTTCGTCACGAAGGCGTCAGCGTGATGACTGATGCCGTCGAAATCACAGGCGCCGTCCGTGCCGCAGGTCGTATCGAGGGCGCCGGAGGTGGTGGGGAAATTGGTCGAATCTGTCTGCCCTGCCACGTGCGCGTTACCAGCGAAGTCTACGGCGATGCCGTTCCCGACGTCATCGCCGCTACCACCGAGGAAGGTGGAGTAGACGAGCGCCGAGCCGTCGCGATTCAGCTTCGCCACGAAGGCGTCGGTGCCGCCAGCCAGGCTCGGTTGGACGGTGATCGGGAAGCACCCCATCGGCCCTGGGGCACCCCCCGACGGCGGCGCTGCCGTGACGCAGGGGGCGACGGGGAAGTTGTTGGACGCCGTCCGTCCGGTCACGTAGGCATTGCCGGCGGCATCGACGGCGATGGCGAGGCCTTCATCGTTCCCGGTGCCGCCGAGGTAGGTGGAATAGACGAGCCCGGAGCCGTCAGGCCTGAGCTTCGTCACGAAGACATCGGACGCGCCGGCGTTTCTCCGCTGGAAGGGACACAGGAACCGAAACAGGCCGCAGAGGAACCTGGGGAACGTGGGAGCAGTCGGAAAGGTGGCCGAAGTGGTAGATCCGGTCACGTAGACATGACCGGCGGCGTCCACGGCGATGCCGTGGCCAATGTCATTGCCGAGGCTGCCGAGGAAGGTAGAGTAGGTCAACACCGGATCAACGATAAGCGGCCGGCTCCTGTCATAGGCGGCGAGGCGAATACCGACTCGACCCTCATCCGTGAGCATGTAACCGCCCGCGACCTCGCGTCGAACGGCGTCCACCTCCTGATAGACGACCGGCCTGTGCAGACGAAGCTCTCCGCCCCCCGCACGCAGGATGAGATCGCCCCGAGCGTCGAGTTCGAGCCCGTCGGCGCCGTCGAAGGCGAGCTCGATCCTCGTGGGGTCCCCTCCGGGAGCGACGACGAAGTCGTACTCCAGTCGCTCCTGATTGCCGTAATAGACGAGGTCGATGCCGGGATAGACGTCCCGGTGCCGGACCCTGCCATAGTGCGGAACCCCGGTCCGCCATTTCCTGGGGTCGTTACCGATGAAGTAGTTGCTCTTGCCCGGGAGGAGATCGAGTCCTCCGAGCTCGGGCGTGGACGTGGCGCCGACGAGCCGCATCCTGACGGCCGTCGTCGATCGACCAGCGCCCCGTCCTTGCTGGAAGA
It includes:
- a CDS encoding SBBP repeat-containing protein, which translates into the protein MKARFFLILLFLLLSALGLEPAYSAARASAGGTPLSFEPNLGQTDPQVKYLARGPGYTLLLTPGEAVLVFQQGRGAGRSTTAVRMRLVGATSTPELGGLDLLPGKSNYFIGNDPRKWRTGVPHYGRVRHRDVYPGIDLVYYGNQERLEYDFVVAPGGDPTRIELAFDGADGLELDARGDLILRAGGGELRLHRPVVYQEVDAVRREVAGGYMLTDEGRVGIRLAAYDRSRPLIVDPVLTYSTFLGSLGNDIGHGIAVDAAGHVYVTGSTTSATFPTAPTFPRFLCGLFRFLCPFQRRNAGASDVFVTKLRPDGSGLVYSTYLGGTGNDEGLAIAVDAAGNAYVTGRTASNNFPVAPCVTAAPPSGGAPGPMGCFPITVQPSLAGGTDAFVAKLNRDGSALVYSTFLGGSGDDVGNGIAVDFAGNAHVAGQTDSTNFPTTSGALDTTCGTDGACDFDGISHHADAFVTKVNATGSALLYSTYLGGKGDDVANGIVLDTAGNAYVTGRTASDDFPRTPGAFQTSYGGGLDAFVTKLNATGS